A single window of Opisthocomus hoazin isolate bOpiHoa1 chromosome 5, bOpiHoa1.hap1, whole genome shotgun sequence DNA harbors:
- the CYP2U1 gene encoding cytochrome P450 2U1 produces the protein MAAGTAAWTWLLRAPTATELLLAALCWLGCYWLLRRPRVPPGLPPGPAPWPLVGNFGFALLPPPLLRRWAVEVRGGGRRSPAASPHVFLTGLTETYGSVFRLFVGSRPFIVLNTFGAVREALVQKAEVFSDRPSVPIVLIITRKKGVIFAPYGPVWKQQRKFSLSTLRHFGVGRHSLEPKIIEELKFIKEEMLKHGKDSFNPFPIIRNAVSNVICSMAFGRRFNYEDVEFKTMLKNMARALELSVSSYMILVNICPWLYYLPFGPFRELRKTELDITAFLKKIIAQHRDTLDAANPRDFIDMYFIHAEEEKNNKESSFDEDYLFFIIGDLFIAGTDTTSNTLLWCLLYMSLYPEVQEKVHAEIEAVLGCDQVPSLTHKAQMPFTEATIMEVQRMTAVVPLSIPRMASETAVLQGYTIPKGSVIVPNLWSVHRDPNIWEKPDEFQPSRFLDENGQLIKKEAFIPFGMGKRVCMGEQLAKMELFLIFASLMQSFTFLYPENAAKPSMDGRFGLTLAPCPYNIIALKK, from the exons ATGGCGGCGGGCACGGCCGCTTGGACGTGGCTGCTGCGGGCCCCCACCGCCACCGAGCTGCTGCTGGCGgccctgtgctggctgggctGCTACTGGCTGCTGCGGCGGCCGCGGGTgccgccggggctgccgccgggcccggcgcccTGGCCGCTGGTGGGCAACTTCGGCTTCgccctgctgccgccgccgctgctgagGAGGTGGGCGGTGGAggtgcggggcggcggccggcgctcccccgccgcctccccccacgTCTTCCTCACCGGCCTCACCGAGACGTACGGCAGCGTCTTCCGGCTCTTCGTGGGCAGCCGCCCCTTCATCGTCCTCAACACCTTCGGGGCGGTGCGGGAGGCGCTGGTGCAGAAGGCGGAGGTGTTCAGCGACCGGCCCTCCGTCCCCATCGTCCTCATCATCACCCGCAAGAAGG gTGTCATTTTTGCACCTTACGGCCCTGTCTGGAAGCAACAGAGGAAGTTCTCTCTCTCAACACTGCGTCATTTTGGAGTGGGAAGACACAGCTTAGAGCCTAAAATCATTGAGGAGCTGAAGTTTATAAAGGAGGAAATGCTGAAGCATGGAAAGGATTCATTTAATCCCTTTCCGATCATTCGCAACGCAGTGTCCAATGTTATCTGTTCCATGGCCTTTGGCAGGCGTTTTAACTATGAAGATGTGGAGTTCAAGACGATGCTGAAGAACATGGCCCGTGCACTAGAGCTAAGTGTGAGCAGCTATATGATCCTGGTCAATATCTGCCCTTGGCTGTACTACCTTCCCTTCGGGCCTTTCCGGGAACTTAGGAAAACTGAATTAGATATTActgcttttctaaagaaaataattgcaCAGCACAGGGATACGCTGGATGCAGCAAATCCCAGGGACTTCATTGATATGTACTTCATCCACGcggaagaagaaaagaacaacaaGGAGAGCAGTTTTGATGAAGACTACCTATTTTTTATCATTGGTGACCTCTTCATCGCAGGCACAGATACTACTTCCAACACGTTACTGTGGTGCCTACTCTACATGTCTCTCTATCCAGAAGTTCAAG AGAAGGTTCATGCAGAAATTGAAGCAGTTCTAGGATGTGACCAAGTTCCCTCTCTTACCCACAAGGCTCAAATGCCCTTCACAGAGGCAACCATTATGGAAGTGCAGAGGATGACTGCAGTTGTTCCCCTTTCTATTCCTCGAATGGCCTCAGAAACCGCTG TGCTGCAGGGATATACTATTCCTAAGGGCAGCGTGATTGTGCCCAACTTGTGGTCAGTACACAGAGATCCTAACATTTGGGAGAAACCAGATGAATTTCAACCATCAAGATTTCTGGACGAAAATGGCCAGCTAATTAAGAAAGAGGCATTCATTCCTTTTGGAATGG GTAAACGTGTGTGCATGGGAGAGCAGTTGGCAAAAATGGAGCTGTTCTTAATTTTTGCAAGTCTAATGCAAAGTTTTACCTTTTTGTACCCTGAAAATGCTGCAAAACCATCTATGGATGGAAGGTTTGGTTTAACTTTAGCTCCTTGTCCATACAATATAATAGCTTTGAAGAAATGA